A window from Mya arenaria isolate MELC-2E11 chromosome 9, ASM2691426v1 encodes these proteins:
- the LOC128246709 gene encoding vigilin-like has translation MATNPGVMEDYGNAFPVLNSNPTDMSSPPNLWTNLPKIPTVRSSKCTQVFTVPLAERKFRDDLENSFGDEGKQADVCKDIMARTGVTIEMSLSRDQTLTVVVSGREDQVKKARREVMTRLQTQANQTIRIPREHHRFILGAKGLKLQELELVTATKITIPRENENSDVIRIMGTKEGIDKAMHDIQVVSDIQSKLANERLPVQKVYHPFVCGPNNSTIKQLMEETGAKINVPPPSVMKDEIVVTGEKEGVMKCKATIMAIYEEKCRKCQTVSVEVRKSQHKYVIGPRGSNLQEILANTGVSVEVPPLDSSSETITLRGEQDKLGPALTMVYSKANSVVFADISAPDWLHKYIIGKKGSTIRNITANFPKVHIEFTEGENKIQVEGPPEEVDDAVKALQDFLRDLQSRMDFAEIEIDQRFHKHIIGKGGANITKIKNETNVAIKIPSDQENSNTIRIEGEPNGVKQAKQELLEMAARMENEKSRDILIEQRFHRMLIGAKGEGIKATRDKFNQVQITFPDQGKKSDVVTLRGPKTDVDKCFQYLTKMTQDLIASNYQAQVHIFKDFHKVIIGKGGANIRKIREETDTRIDLPNKPSDSDVIVITGVKANVEAAKKRIEDIQKELANIKEVSVEVPHKLHNSIIGAKGRLIRSIMDECGGVIIRFPPEGSTSDKVTIRGPAEDVDKAKTQLQELSKQVQTTSNVEEIRAKPEYHKFLIGRGGAKIRKVRENTGARIIFPGQDDQDQELITIIGTKEAVKEAKAEIQGLIKDLDNIVEGEVNVDPKYHKHFVARRGEVLRQIGDDFGGVTVSFPRSGVKSDKVVIKGAKDCVEGAKKRILEIVADLEAQVMIECDIPQQFHRTVMGARGSNVQEITSTFDVQIKFPDRPIADKPPAEKPTNAGDAGDAADAGEAPEMVNGEAVNGEVKRNNIITITGKVDACEQAKKALLDLVPITKEVIVPFDFHKNIIGQKGRDVRKLMDECNVNISIPPQQQQSDVIKVTGPPANVQRAEEALAAKVSDLELDKEDRLLKSFEIKVEVSPDYHPKLIGRRGEVINKIRSDHDVRIQLPERNDEDQSVIRIIGYERNCEAARDEILRMVKDYEDQVHLEVRVDHRIHSRIIGQKGRGVRRIQDDFKVDLRFPRGNDDKDILVISGAEDDVYECKDHLLNMEEEFLQDIIDDEYLKSLQKPSRIEPERPKRSENPGFYTKNAPWDKDDGSAPDTSSTSEFPSFPGATGGSAVAPKSSFAWGPMRRK, from the exons ATGGCTACTAATCCGGGAGTTATGGAAGACTACGGGAACGCTTTCCCAGTTCTGAATTCCAATCCAACTGATATGAGCAGCCCTCCGAATTTGTGGACCAACCTCCCCAAGATCCCTACTGTGAGGTCATCAAAATGCACCCAG GTGTTCACTGTGCCATTGGCTGAGCGTAAGTTCAGGGATGACTTGGAGAACAGCTTTGGTGATGAAGGCAAACAGGCGGATGTCTGCAAGGACATCATGGCACGCACCGGG GTAACAATTGAGATGAGCTTGTCACGGGACCAGACGCTGACTGTGGTGGTATCTGGGCGTGAGGATCAGGTTAAGAAAGCCCGCCGGGAGGTCATGACCCGCCTACAGACACAG GCAAACCAAACCATCCGTATTCCGCGTGAGCACCACCGCTTCATCCTCGGGGCAAAGGGACTTAAACTGCAGGAACTTGAACTGGTGACTGCTACCAAGATCACGATCCCACGCGAAAATGAAAACTCTGATGTCATCCGTATCATGGGAACCAAGGAGGGCATTGACAAGGCTATGCATGACATCCAGGTCGTCTCTGACATTCAG TCTAAGCTAGCTAATGAGCGGCTACCAGTACAGAAAGTGTACCATCCATTCGTGTGCGGACCGAACAACTCGACGATCAAGCAGCTGATGGAGGAGACCGGTGCGAAGATCAACGTTCCACCACCAAGTGTCATGAAGGACGAGATCGTGGTCACCGGCGAGAAAGAGGGGGTCATGAAGTGCAAGGCCACTATTATGGCCATCTATGAGGAAAAG TGCCGCAAGTGCCAGACAGTTTCCGTGGAGGTTCGCAAATCACAGCACAAATACGTGATTGGACCCCGCGGCTCAAACCTGCAGGAGATCCTAGCCAACACTGGTGTGTCTGTTGAGGTCCCGCCCCTAGACAGCTCCTCCGAGACAATCACTCTCCGGGGAGAACAGGACAAACTTGGGCCCGCACTGACCATGGTCTACTCCAAG GCCAACAGCGTGGTGTTTGCAGATATCAGCGCCCCTGACTGGCTCCACAAGTACATCATCGGCAAGAAGGGCAGCACGATCCGCAACATCACCGCCAACTTTCCTAAG GTGCACATAGAATTCACCGAGGGGGAGAATAAGATCCAGGTTGAGGGGCCACCGGAGGAGGTTGACGACGCTGTGAAGGCACTTCAGGACTTCTTGAGGGATCTACAGAGCCGTATGGACTTCGCAGAAATCGAGATTGACCAGCGATTCCACAAACACATCATCGGGAAAGGGGGAGCCAACA TCACAAAGATCAAGAATGAGACAAATGTTGCCATCAAGATCCCCTCAGACCAGGAGAATAGTAACACCATCAGAATAGAAGGAGAGCCAAACGGCGTCAAACAGGCGAAACAAGAACTGCTGGAGATGGCTGCTAGAATG GAAAACGAGAAATCACGGGACATTCTGATCGAGCAGCGATTCCACCGGATGTTGATCGGGGCCAAGGGAGAAGGCATTAAAGCCACAAGAGACAAGTTTAACCAG GTACAGATCACGTTCCCTGACCAGGGTAAGAAAAGCGATGTGGTGACCTTGCGAGGGCCCAAGACGGATGTGGACAAGTGCTTCCAGTACCTCACAAAGATGACGCAGGATCTG ATTGCAAGCAACTACCAGGCCCAGGTGCACATCTTCAAGGATTTCCACAAGGTTATCATTGGCAAGGGTGGAGCCAACATCAGAAAG ATTCGTGAAGAGACTGACACGCGTATCGACTTACCCAACAAGCCCTCAGACTCCGACGTAATTGTCATTACAGGGGTGAAGGCTAACGTGGAGGCAGCCAAAAAGAGGATTGAAGACATTCAAAAAGAGCTG GCTAACATCAAGGAAGTGTCTGTGGAAGTCCCGCACAAGCTGCACAACTCCATCATCGGGGCGAAGGGCCGTCTGATCCGCTCCATCATGGACGAGTGTGGTGGTGTGATCATCCGTTTCCCTCCAGAGGGCAGCACAAGCGACAAGGTGACCATACGGGGACCAGCGGAGGACGTGGACAAGGCTAAGACTCAACTGCAGGAGCTCTCCAAGCAAGTT CAAACCACCAGCAATGTTGAGGAGATCCGTGCTAAGCCAGAGTATCACAAGTTCCTGATCGGTCGAGGAGGTGCGAAAATCCGAAAAGTACGGGAAAATACTGGCGCTCGAATTATCTTTCCGGGACAGGATGATCAGGACCAGGAACTGATCACAATCATCGGAACCAAGGAGGCTGTTAAAGAGGCCAAGGCGGAAATTCAGGGGCTTATCAAGGACCTT GATAACATCGTGGAGGGAGAGGTAAACGTGGACCCCAAATACCACAAGCACTTTGTGGCTCGACGGGGTGAGGTTCTACGCCAGATAGGGGATGACTTTGGGGGCGTGACCGTCAGTTTCCCCCGCAGTGGGGTGAAGAGTGACAAAGTCGTGATCAAAGGGGCCAAGGACTGTGTGGAGGGTGCCAAGAAGAGAATACTTGAGATCGTGGCTGACCTG GAAGCCCAGGTGATGATAGAGTGCGACATCCCACAGCAGTTCCACCGTACCGTGATGGGGGCCCGCGGATCTAACGTTCAGGAAATCACATCAACCTTTGATGTGCAGATAAAGTTCCCTGACCGACCCATTGCTGACAAACCACCAGCAGAGAAACCAACCAATGCAG GCGATGCAGGTGATGCTGCTGATGCAGGTGAAGCACCTGAGATGGTTAATGGGGAAGCTGTGAACGGCGAGGTGAAGAGGAACAACATTATCACCATCACTGGCAAGGTGGATGCGTGTGAACAGGCCAAGAAAGCTTTACTG GACCTTGTGCCAATCACGAAGGAGGTGATTGTTCCGTTTGACTTCCACAAGAACATAATTGGCCAGAAGGGACGTGACGTGCGCAAACTGATGGATGAGTGTAACGTGAACATTTCCATACCACCGCAACAGCAGCAGAGCGACGTCATTAAG GTGACAGGTCCACCAGCAAATGTACAACGGGCCGAGGAAGCCCTTGCAGCCAAGGTTAGCGACCTTGAACTTGACAAGGAGGATCGGCTGCTGAAGAGCTTTGAGATCAAGGTTGAAGTGAGTCCCGACTATCACCCAAAACTCATCGGCCGTCGTGGGGAGGTGATTAACAAGATACGCAGCGACCACGATGTTCGCATTCAGCTGCCGGAGAGAAATGACGAGGACCAGAGCGTGATTAGGATCATCGGCTACGAGAGGAATTGTGAAGCAGCACGTGATGAGATCCTTCGTATGGTGAAAGATTAT GAGGACCAAGTTCATCTTGAGGTTCGTGTAGACCACCGCATACACTCCCGCATCATCGGGCAGAAAGGGCGCGGTGTGAGGCGTATCCAGGACGACTTCAAGGTGGATCTCCGCTTTCCTCGGGGTAACGACGACAAAGACATACTCGTTATCAGCGGTGCTGAGGATGACGTCTACGAGTGTAAAGACCATCTTCTCAACATGGAGGAGGAATTT TTGCAAGATATCATCGATGATGAATACCTGAAGAGCCTTCAGAAGCCCAGCAGGATTGAGCCCGAGAGACCCAAGAGATCCGAGAACCCGGGCTTCTACACTAAGAATGCCCCATGGGATAAGGACGATGGCTCCGCCCCAGATACCAGCAGCACGTCAGAATTTCCAAGCTTTCCTGGTGCTACAGGGGGCTCGGCTGTTGCTCCGAAATCATCCTTTGCTTGGGGACCCATGCGCAGAAAGTGA
- the LOC128203512 gene encoding D(2) dopamine receptor A-like, which produces MESNATMRLEVSRQEIMSHLLPVTILMAILGIVGLLGNMVAVAFYRSRSNRSSTVLLIMYLACFDITVCIMIIPNILEMVYNVMHTQSFLCKLTHFLGLSTVGSSCFTLMLIAIDRHQKICKPFKRMLNQKNAKFATIGFIVFSVLVSIRNFFIFDTIEVHLTADGGTNDTINGHYCTSDDDPKYSVVVTVFNAIDFLLLMSIWITILYCYSHVVYRVVKLRKKRERMKRSPTHGGVEPTHVDKPTNVDNNSEEIGVKHVSIIDTSNFDNQCHTNVIVLEQINDESYESKTDTITNEPFKSSSEVGKMARTILRDRITSDENVRRSLHVHFESSISELNDTSSGTHDDLGEHSEVESDDTSGQSDFSETSITQTFPSRKRVRRNKHHISGRERRLTYMMLAVSAVFIVCFLPFFAVRIVARIVLETGEEYELGLMKQIALRLPYLNSVFNPIVYCVFNQEFREYVWSLFRRIADFIIMFKRKMFSRKNTCF; this is translated from the coding sequence ATGGAGAGCAATGCCACTATGCGTTTGGAGGTTAGCAGACAGGAAATCATGAGCCATTTGCTACCGGTAACCATCCTGATGGCTATTCTCGGAATTGTTGGGTTGCTAGGCAACATGGTTGCTGTGGCGTTCTACAGAAGCAGAAGCAATAGATCTTCGACTGTTCTGTTAATCATGTATTTGGCCTGTTTTGACATAACTGTGTGCATAATGATTATTCCAAACATCTTAGAAATGGTTTACAACGTGATGCATACGCAGAGCTTTTTATGCAAGCTCACACATTTTCTCGGACTATCAACTGTCGGCTCTTCTTGTTTCACACTGATGTTGATAGCCATAGATCGCCATCAGAAAATCTGCAAACCTTTCAAACGTATGCTAAATCAGAAAAATGCCAAATTCGCAACGATTGGATTCATAGTGTTTTCAGTTCTTGTTTCCATTCGGAACTTTTTCATCTTCGACACAATTGAAGTGCACCTAACGGCTGACGGTGGTACTAATGACACGATAAACGGTCACTATTGTACTTCAGATGATGATCCAAAATACAGCGTTGTTGTAACAGTGTTTAACGCCATTGATTTCCTCCTGCTGATGTCAATATGGATCACGATTTTGTACTGTTACTCACATGTGGTTTACAGAGTGGTGAAGCTTCGAAAGAAACGCGAAAGAATGAAACGGAGTCCAACACACGGCGGCGTTGAACCAACTCACGTTGATAAACCAACAAACGTCGATAATAACTCTGAGGAAATCGGTGTGAAACATGTTTCCATCATAGATACGTCTAATTTTGACAATCAATGTCATACAAACGTGATTGTTTTAGAACAAATAAATGACGAATCCTATGAAAGCAAGACAGATACGATCACTAACGAACCGTTTAAAAGTTCTAGTGAAGTTGGAAAGATGGCAAGGACAATTTTGAGAGATAGAATAACATCTGACGAAAATGTTCGCAGAAGTCTCCACGTACATTTTGAATCCTCAATCAGCGAATTAAACGATACATCTAGCGGAACTCACGACGACCTCGGTGAACATTCAGAAGTTGAAAGCGATGATACTTCTGGACAAAGCGATTTCTCCGAAACGTCGATAACTCAAACGTTCCCAAGTCGTAAACGTGTACGTCGAAATAAGCACCATATAAGCGGGAGGGAGCGTCGTTTGACGTATATGATGTTGGCGGTTTCTGCAGTTTTTATTGTGTGCTTTCTACCATTCTTTGCAGTGAGAATTGTAGCACGTATCGTATTGGAAACGGGTGAAGAATACGAGTTAGGCTTGATGAAGCAGATAGCTCTGCGCCTTCCATATCTGAATAGCGTTTTCAATCCGATTGTTTACTGTGTGTTTAATCAGGAGTTTCGCGAGTACGTATGGTCTTTGTTCCGCAGGATTGCCGActtcataattatgttcaaaagaAAGATGTTTTCACGGAAAAAcacttgtttttaa